A section of the Leptotrichia buccalis C-1013-b genome encodes:
- the metK gene encoding methionine adenosyltransferase has protein sequence MTKKIYFTSEFVSPGHPDKICDQISDSILDACLADDENSRVACETFATTGLVVVGGEITTKTYVDVQKIVRDKISEIGYRPGMGFDSDCGVLNTIHSQSPDISMGVDTGGAGDQGIMFGGAVNETEELMPLALVLSRGIIQKLTEITRNGTLAWARPDAKAQVTLAYDENGKLLNVDTVVLSVQHNEDVTNEQIEKDLKELVIKPVLEKYDLNIENVRKFHINPTGRFVIGGPHGDSGLTGRKIIIDTYGGYFRHGGGAFSGKDPSKVDRSAAYAARWIAKNIVAAGFATKCEVQLSYAIGVVEPVSIRVETFGTGTVEETRIEEAVAKLFDLTPNGIQKSLNLRKPSFRYQDLAAFGHIGRTDIDLPWEKLDKVEGLKKELEK, from the coding sequence ATGACTAAAAAAATTTATTTTACATCAGAATTTGTATCACCAGGACATCCAGATAAAATCTGTGATCAAATTTCAGATTCAATATTAGATGCTTGCCTTGCAGATGATGAAAATTCAAGAGTGGCATGTGAAACATTTGCAACTACTGGACTTGTAGTTGTTGGAGGAGAAATTACTACTAAAACTTATGTAGATGTACAAAAAATAGTAAGAGATAAAATTTCAGAAATTGGATATAGACCTGGAATGGGATTTGATTCTGATTGTGGTGTGTTAAATACTATTCATTCTCAATCGCCTGATATTTCAATGGGAGTTGATACAGGCGGAGCTGGAGATCAAGGTATTATGTTTGGAGGGGCAGTTAATGAAACCGAAGAATTAATGCCTTTAGCACTTGTATTATCACGTGGAATTATTCAAAAATTAACTGAAATCACAAGAAATGGAACACTTGCTTGGGCAAGACCAGATGCGAAGGCTCAAGTTACATTGGCTTATGACGAAAATGGAAAATTATTGAATGTTGACACAGTTGTTTTGTCTGTGCAGCATAATGAAGATGTTACAAACGAACAAATTGAAAAGGATCTAAAAGAGCTTGTAATAAAACCTGTGTTAGAAAAATATGATTTGAATATTGAAAATGTGAGAAAATTCCATATTAATCCAACAGGAAGATTTGTAATCGGAGGTCCTCACGGAGATTCTGGATTAACTGGAAGAAAAATTATAATTGACACTTATGGAGGGTATTTTAGACATGGTGGTGGAGCGTTTTCTGGAAAAGACCCATCAAAAGTTGACAGATCAGCAGCTTATGCAGCAAGATGGATTGCCAAAAATATTGTTGCAGCAGGATTTGCTACAAAATGTGAAGTTCAATTATCGTATGCAATCGGTGTTGTAGAACCTGTATCAATTCGTGTAGAAACATTTGGAACTGGAACAGTTGAAGAAACAAGAATCGAAGAAGCTGTTGCAAAATTATTTGACTTGACACCAAATGGAATTCAAAAATCTCTAAACTTGAGAAAACCTTCATTCAGATATCAGGATTTAGCTGCATTTGGACATATTGGAAGAACTGATATTGATTTACCTTGGGAAAAGCTGGATAAAGTTGAAGGATTAAAAAAAGAATTGGAAAAATAG
- a CDS encoding phospholipase D family protein: protein MSILILNISCSTIKTPPLGVDYESPLKSSNNVEFHYDLTYLDKNGNIHYDRQIWDASYKIVDEAKDYLIVEMFLFNDIYNKDKESYPAFAKEYTRRLVKKKMENPNLKVYVLLDENNNLYGAFEHPFITQMKNAGIDIILVDIFKLKDTFPWYSPIWRTLIKPSGNPQNKGWIGNFYGPMWPKLTLRNLLRALNVKADHRKIFLNEENVMVSSANIHDQSYFHENIAISADGEIKDEVLRGLQLVANFSNGKIDISSNAVEKNNKNIDFGNLSKNEENQEKNSHNNETKIEQQVKEIEKEKVKFVEAETERFSKTGELPDKNSDLNRENSSKNENNLKNGDTITKFDDENNKYQLQFVTEAKIGEHLNKDIDNAKAGDEILMGMYFLADKGIINRLIKAANRGVKIRIIFDRSRDAFGMSTNGLPNKPVSKKLKKKTKNKIEIKWYFTNNEQYHTKITLIKKTDGNVIIHAGSANLIKKNIRGYIMDANFRILTNEDSKLTKDIYSYFDRLWENKDGLFTINFDDEPTTKSSTDFMYKILDATQLGSF from the coding sequence ATGAGTATCCTAATATTAAATATTTCCTGTTCAACAATAAAGACACCTCCATTAGGAGTCGATTACGAAAGCCCTTTAAAAAGCAGTAACAATGTCGAGTTTCACTATGATTTAACATATCTTGACAAAAATGGGAATATTCATTACGATAGACAAATTTGGGATGCAAGCTATAAAATTGTAGATGAGGCAAAAGACTACTTGATTGTAGAAATGTTTTTGTTTAATGACATTTATAATAAAGATAAGGAAAGTTATCCTGCATTTGCGAAAGAATACACAAGGCGACTTGTTAAAAAGAAAATGGAAAATCCAAATTTAAAAGTATATGTTCTGCTGGATGAAAATAACAATTTATATGGCGCATTTGAACATCCTTTCATTACACAAATGAAAAATGCTGGAATTGATATTATATTAGTTGATATTTTCAAATTAAAGGACACATTCCCTTGGTATTCGCCAATCTGGAGAACATTGATAAAACCTTCGGGAAATCCACAGAATAAAGGATGGATTGGTAATTTTTATGGTCCAATGTGGCCAAAACTAACATTAAGAAATTTATTAAGAGCATTAAATGTAAAAGCAGATCATAGAAAAATATTTCTAAATGAAGAAAATGTTATGGTTTCTAGTGCAAATATCCATGACCAAAGTTATTTTCACGAAAATATAGCAATATCAGCAGATGGTGAAATAAAAGATGAAGTTTTACGAGGATTACAGCTAGTAGCTAATTTTTCAAACGGCAAAATTGATATTTCCAGCAATGCTGTTGAAAAAAATAATAAAAACATAGATTTTGGAAACTTAAGTAAAAATGAGGAAAATCAAGAAAAAAATTCTCATAATAATGAAACCAAAATTGAACAGCAAGTAAAGGAAATTGAAAAAGAAAAAGTTAAATTTGTAGAAGCAGAAACTGAAAGATTTTCTAAAACTGGAGAGCTTCCCGACAAAAATTCAGATTTAAATAGGGAAAATTCTTCTAAAAATGAAAATAATTTGAAAAATGGAGATACTATAACTAAATTTGATGATGAAAATAACAAATATCAGTTGCAGTTTGTGACAGAAGCAAAAATTGGAGAACATTTAAATAAAGATATTGACAATGCAAAAGCTGGTGATGAAATTCTTATGGGGATGTATTTTCTTGCCGATAAAGGAATTATAAACAGGCTGATAAAGGCTGCAAATCGTGGAGTAAAAATACGTATCATCTTTGATAGAAGCCGGGATGCTTTTGGAATGAGTACCAATGGGCTTCCAAATAAACCTGTTTCTAAAAAATTGAAGAAAAAAACTAAAAATAAAATAGAAATTAAGTGGTATTTTACCAATAATGAACAATATCACACAAAGATAACACTAATAAAAAAAACAGACGGAAATGTTATAATACACGCAGGTTCTGCAAATTTAATCAAAAAAAACATACGCGGTTATATAATGGATGCTAATTTTAGAATTCTAACAAATGAAGATTCAAAATTAACAAAAGATATTTATTCGTATTTTGACAGATTATGGGAAAATAAGGATGGTTTGTTTACAATAAATTTTGATGATGAGCCAACCACAAAATCCAGTACAGATTTTATGTACAAAATACTAGATGCAACACAGTTAGGATCATTTTAA
- a CDS encoding V-type ATP synthase subunit D: MARLNVNPTRMELSRLKIRLKTAKSGHKLLKDKQDELMRQFIILIKQNRKLRVEVEGKLQNSFKDFLLARGVMSDEMLENAIAYSEDKLLANIKTKNVMSVIVPTMTFNRDMENAEVSYPYGYAQTSADLDDAVDGLNRVMKDLLELAEIEKACQLMADEVEKTRRRVNALEYMTIPQLEETIRYIQMKLDENERSSITRLMKVKDMMAEKA; this comes from the coding sequence ATGGCAAGATTAAATGTAAATCCTACAAGAATGGAGCTGAGCCGTTTAAAGATACGTCTAAAAACTGCTAAAAGTGGACATAAACTGTTAAAGGACAAACAGGATGAACTTATGCGTCAATTTATAATCTTGATAAAGCAAAATAGAAAATTGCGTGTAGAAGTGGAAGGCAAATTACAAAATTCATTTAAGGATTTTTTGCTTGCAAGAGGGGTAATGTCTGATGAAATGCTGGAAAATGCTATCGCATATTCAGAAGATAAACTTTTAGCAAATATAAAAACTAAAAATGTAATGAGCGTAATTGTGCCAACAATGACTTTTAATAGAGATATGGAAAATGCAGAAGTATCTTATCCTTATGGATATGCTCAAACATCTGCTGATTTGGATGATGCTGTTGATGGCTTGAATCGAGTAATGAAAGACTTGCTGGAACTGGCAGAAATCGAAAAGGCATGTCAGCTTATGGCAGATGAAGTGGAAAAAACAAGACGGCGTGTAAACGCATTGGAATATATGACAATTCCACAGCTTGAAGAAACAATCCGTTATATTCAGATGAAACTTGATGAAAATGAAAGATCAAGTATCACAAGGCTTATGAAAGTTAAGGATATGATGGCTGAAAAAGCATAA
- a CDS encoding V-type ATP synthase subunit B, with protein sequence MLKEYKTIKEIVGPLMVVEGVEGIKYEELVEIETQNGELRRGRVLEVNGDKAVVQLFENSAGINLKDSKVRFLGRPLSLGVSEDMIGRVFDGLGRPKDNGPKIIPEKTLDINGTAINPVARDYPSEFIQTGVSAIDGLNTLVRGQKLPIFSGSGLPHAELALQIARQAKVLGTDSKFAVVFGAIGITFEEAQTFTEDFIKTGAIDRAVLFMNLANDPAIERLSTPKMALTCAEYLAFEKGMHVLVILTDLTNYCEALREVSAARKEVPGRRGYPGYLYTDLSTIYERAGRIKGREGSITQIPILTMPEDDKTHPIPDLTGYITEGQIILSRDLYKQNLMPPINVLPSLSRLKDKGIGKGKTREDHADTMNQLFAAYATGKEAKELAVILGESALSETDKAFVKFTTAFEEQYVAQGFDNNRTIEDTLNLGWDLLKILPRTELKRIRDEYLEKYLPAGDE encoded by the coding sequence ATGCTTAAAGAATACAAAACTATCAAGGAAATAGTAGGACCATTGATGGTTGTTGAAGGTGTTGAAGGAATAAAATATGAGGAACTTGTTGAAATTGAAACACAAAATGGTGAGCTTCGTCGTGGGCGTGTACTTGAAGTAAATGGCGATAAGGCAGTAGTACAACTATTTGAGAATTCAGCTGGAATTAATTTAAAGGATTCAAAAGTAAGATTTTTGGGCAGACCTTTGTCGCTTGGAGTATCAGAAGATATGATAGGGCGTGTATTTGATGGATTGGGACGACCAAAAGATAATGGACCAAAAATAATTCCTGAAAAGACATTGGATATAAATGGAACGGCTATAAATCCAGTTGCACGTGATTATCCGTCAGAATTTATTCAAACAGGAGTTTCTGCGATTGACGGCTTGAATACTCTTGTTAGAGGGCAAAAATTACCAATTTTCTCTGGTTCAGGGCTTCCACATGCAGAACTAGCACTTCAAATTGCAAGACAGGCAAAAGTTTTGGGAACAGATTCAAAATTTGCGGTAGTATTTGGAGCGATTGGAATTACATTTGAAGAAGCTCAGACGTTTACGGAAGACTTTATAAAAACTGGAGCAATAGATAGGGCAGTATTGTTTATGAATTTGGCTAACGATCCTGCAATTGAGCGTCTGTCTACACCAAAAATGGCACTTACTTGTGCAGAATACTTGGCATTTGAAAAAGGAATGCATGTACTTGTAATTTTGACTGACTTGACTAATTATTGTGAAGCATTAAGGGAAGTTTCGGCAGCAAGAAAAGAAGTTCCTGGAAGAAGAGGATATCCTGGATACTTGTATACTGACTTATCTACAATTTATGAAAGAGCAGGAAGAATTAAAGGGCGTGAAGGATCAATTACGCAAATACCTATTTTAACAATGCCAGAAGATGATAAGACACATCCAATTCCAGATTTGACGGGATATATTACAGAGGGGCAAATAATCTTGTCAAGAGATTTATACAAACAGAATTTAATGCCTCCAATTAATGTTTTACCATCACTTTCAAGATTGAAGGATAAAGGGATTGGAAAAGGAAAAACTAGAGAAGATCATGCAGATACAATGAACCAATTATTTGCAGCTTATGCAACAGGTAAGGAAGCAAAGGAACTGGCTGTAATTCTAGGAGAATCAGCATTATCTGAAACTGATAAAGCGTTTGTTAAATTTACAACTGCATTTGAGGAACAGTATGTAGCTCAAGGGTTTGATAATAACAGAACTATTGAAGACACTTTAAATTTAGGATGGGATTTACTAAAAATATTACCAAGAACAGAGTTGAAAAGAATTAGAGACGAATATTTGGAAAAATATTTGCCTGCAGGAGATGAATAG
- a CDS encoding endonuclease/exonuclease/phosphatase family protein: MKNLKMKILALLFCLIFACTKENIETDFSQIEKNDKTIIIASFNALRLGEKQKDYKAFSKILANFDLIGLEEVMNEKGVKKVQAHLQKLTKEKWDYIISEDSVGSENYREYYAFIYRRDKFLEAKGLGFYKEKDENEFMREPYGAYFKAGNFDFVYIIAHSVFGDKEKQRLLEAANYVNVYEYFSKLTDEDDIIIAGDFNTAADNMAFKNLSDKYNVSYILEPNENLTTLSDNKLVSSYDNFFINSKKTKEFTGNSGVYNFIKNNNYAIIKKYVSDHLPIFSEYSITEDLD; encoded by the coding sequence ATGAAAAATTTAAAAATGAAAATTTTAGCATTACTTTTTTGTTTGATTTTTGCATGTACAAAAGAAAATATTGAAACAGACTTTTCTCAAATTGAAAAAAATGATAAAACAATAATTATTGCATCATTTAATGCTCTTCGGCTTGGAGAAAAGCAGAAGGATTATAAGGCATTTTCAAAAATTCTGGCAAATTTTGACTTGATTGGGCTGGAAGAAGTTATGAATGAAAAAGGGGTGAAAAAGGTTCAGGCACATTTACAAAAATTAACGAAAGAAAAATGGGATTATATAATTTCAGAAGACTCTGTTGGAAGTGAAAATTACAGGGAGTATTATGCTTTTATTTATAGGCGTGATAAATTTTTAGAAGCGAAAGGACTTGGATTTTATAAAGAAAAAGATGAAAATGAGTTTATGCGTGAACCTTATGGAGCTTATTTTAAGGCGGGAAATTTTGACTTTGTCTATATAATCGCCCATTCAGTTTTTGGAGACAAGGAAAAGCAGAGATTGCTGGAAGCGGCAAATTATGTGAATGTTTATGAATATTTTTCAAAACTAACTGATGAAGATGATATAATTATCGCAGGGGATTTTAATACAGCAGCAGACAATATGGCATTTAAAAATCTTTCTGATAAATACAACGTTTCCTATATTTTAGAGCCAAATGAGAATTTAACAACACTTTCAGACAATAAACTGGTAAGCTCATACGACAACTTTTTTATCAATTCAAAAAAGACAAAAGAATTTACTGGAAATTCTGGCGTTTATAACTTTATAAAAAATAATAATTATGCTATAATAAAAAAATATGTATCAGACCATTTGCCAATTTTTTCAGAATACTCGATAACAGAAGATTTGGATTGA
- a CDS encoding tetratricopeptide repeat protein produces the protein MKRKAMFVVVILAIGMMSVSCFKKKKDTKNDTQTQQEQKTINTDIFNLGGQAQGNPNIQNLTPEEQQNLIDNQIDPLKVSEALTKAQNGDKEAIMSLAQLYYNMKNLNKVKQILQYGVDKNYPEAIYNLAVILKQEGNTAEAEKMMAKLPRTATTTGRQQMQMRQIKMRPGAEAYNRGVDLIRAKRYSEARAEFEKAYNAGIKEADVRIALLNKQLKNNNDAVKWFQKAANRGVKEANYEIGAILYDGGKQSESRPYLVKSYNSGNKAMAMPIAISYHQQNNMAEALKWYKIAAKNGDKNAAAAVERIEKGGVINEKRNNDKQQAKSNTILRNNNSSPSLTESTLNSVRSKNKAEEEAKIAERQKIEKKQQEKSQSVDDIMKRKQEEYK, from the coding sequence ATGAAAAGAAAAGCAATGTTTGTAGTAGTAATTTTAGCTATTGGGATGATGTCAGTTTCTTGTTTTAAAAAGAAAAAAGATACTAAAAATGACACTCAAACACAACAAGAGCAAAAAACAATTAATACAGATATTTTTAACCTTGGAGGACAAGCTCAAGGAAATCCCAATATACAAAATTTAACACCAGAAGAACAACAAAATCTAATTGACAACCAAATTGACCCTCTAAAAGTGTCAGAAGCGCTTACAAAAGCTCAAAATGGAGATAAAGAGGCAATTATGTCACTTGCACAACTTTATTACAATATGAAAAATTTAAATAAAGTAAAACAAATTTTGCAATATGGTGTAGATAAAAACTATCCTGAAGCAATTTATAACCTTGCTGTAATTCTAAAACAAGAAGGAAATACAGCTGAAGCTGAAAAAATGATGGCAAAACTTCCAAGAACTGCAACAACAACAGGAAGACAACAAATGCAAATGAGACAAATAAAAATGAGACCCGGTGCGGAAGCGTATAATAGAGGAGTAGACTTAATTAGAGCCAAACGATATAGTGAAGCAAGAGCTGAATTTGAAAAGGCTTATAACGCAGGAATAAAAGAAGCTGATGTTCGTATAGCACTTTTGAATAAACAATTAAAAAATAATAACGACGCTGTAAAATGGTTTCAAAAAGCTGCAAATCGTGGTGTAAAAGAAGCCAATTACGAAATTGGAGCGATTTTATATGATGGTGGAAAACAGTCAGAATCACGTCCATATCTAGTAAAGTCATATAATTCAGGAAATAAGGCAATGGCTATGCCAATCGCAATATCTTATCATCAGCAAAATAATATGGCAGAAGCTCTAAAATGGTACAAAATTGCCGCTAAAAATGGAGACAAAAATGCTGCTGCCGCTGTTGAAAGAATTGAAAAAGGTGGCGTTATTAATGAAAAAAGAAACAATGATAAACAACAGGCAAAAAGCAATACTATTCTAAGAAACAATAATTCTTCTCCGAGTTTAACAGAAAGCACTCTGAACAGTGTTAGAAGCAAAAATAAAGCTGAAGAAGAAGCAAAAATTGCAGAAAGACAAAAAATCGAAAAAAAACAGCAAGAAAAGTCTCAAAGTGTTGATGATATTATGAAAAGAAAACAAGAAGAATATAAATAA
- a CDS encoding MATE family efflux transporter — translation MEKKNLDKKLVYKKVLTIGLPVAIENMIYALMNFIDMFMVGTENVALGLGTVAVAGLGFANQMFMIFMTSLFGMNSGGGILAAQYFGNKDYKNLKKCLGITIIIGFLFSLLFLFAGLFTPELVISIFTKDKKVIKIGAEYLKIVAWTYPLIGIGFAFNMELRAIGKTKYSFYSSFIGLLINATINYTLIFGHFGFPAMGVRGAAIATVIARIISTGYIIFIIYKLKLPIAGKINELFDLSLDFFIKVMKISLPVFIHEILWVLGASMYVVIFGRMGTDFAASVQIVKSISSLVLTLLFGLSSATAAIIGNEIGAGREEKAYDYSIILIKVAIICGILIGIFVFLFSPLLLTLMKVNPRIYPLTREIIAAEVFVIFIKAISLQLLVGILRSGGDTLWTMFVDLIPLWFIAIPITFFAGLHLGLPVAFVYLISCSDEVIKIIPCLKRLKSKKWINNLVN, via the coding sequence ATGGAAAAGAAAAATTTAGATAAAAAACTGGTTTATAAGAAAGTGCTTACTATTGGACTCCCTGTAGCGATAGAAAATATGATTTATGCGCTTATGAACTTTATTGACATGTTTATGGTTGGAACTGAAAATGTGGCACTTGGGCTAGGAACTGTTGCAGTTGCGGGACTGGGATTTGCAAATCAGATGTTTATGATTTTTATGACATCACTTTTTGGAATGAATAGCGGTGGTGGAATTTTAGCGGCACAGTATTTTGGAAATAAAGATTATAAAAATTTGAAAAAATGTCTTGGAATAACGATAATTATAGGATTTTTATTTTCACTTTTATTCCTGTTTGCTGGACTATTCACGCCAGAACTAGTAATTTCAATATTTACGAAAGATAAAAAAGTTATAAAGATAGGGGCAGAATATTTAAAAATTGTAGCTTGGACTTATCCACTCATAGGAATTGGATTTGCCTTTAATATGGAACTTCGTGCAATTGGAAAAACAAAATATTCCTTTTATTCAAGTTTCATCGGACTTTTAATAAATGCCACTATAAATTATACACTAATTTTTGGACATTTTGGATTTCCTGCAATGGGAGTACGTGGAGCAGCAATTGCTACTGTTATCGCAAGAATTATAAGCACAGGCTATATTATTTTTATAATTTACAAGTTAAAATTACCAATTGCTGGAAAAATAAATGAATTATTTGATTTATCTTTAGACTTTTTTATAAAAGTTATGAAAATATCACTTCCTGTATTTATTCACGAAATACTATGGGTACTGGGAGCAAGCATGTACGTTGTAATTTTTGGAAGAATGGGAACCGATTTTGCAGCCTCTGTTCAAATTGTAAAATCTATAAGCAGCCTTGTATTAACGTTATTATTTGGTCTTTCAAGTGCAACAGCGGCTATAATTGGAAATGAAATTGGAGCAGGGAGAGAAGAAAAAGCCTACGATTATTCAATAATTCTTATAAAAGTAGCTATTATTTGCGGAATCCTTATTGGAATTTTTGTATTCCTTTTCAGCCCGCTATTATTAACACTGATGAAAGTCAATCCACGAATTTACCCATTAACGCGAGAAATTATAGCAGCAGAAGTATTTGTAATTTTCATAAAGGCAATAAGTTTGCAATTATTAGTTGGAATACTACGTTCAGGAGGAGATACACTTTGGACAATGTTTGTAGATTTAATACCCCTCTGGTTTATCGCAATTCCAATCACATTTTTTGCTGGACTGCATTTAGGATTGCCAGTAGCATTTGTGTATTTAATTTCCTGCAGTGATGAAGTTATAAAAATAATTCCATGCTTAAAAAGATTAAAAAGTAAAAAATGGATAAATAATCTGGTAAACTAA
- a CDS encoding V-type ATP synthase subunit A yields the protein MKTGKIIKVSGPLVVAEGMENANVYDVVRVSEKKLIGEIIEMRGDQASIQVYEETAGIGPGEEVFTTGEPLSVELGPGLIEAMFDGIQRPLKEYQEIAGDFLDKGVEVNPLNRDKKWEFEPVLSTGAEVETGDILGTVQETSVVSHKIMVPAGIKGTLKTIKSGSYTVADTIAVIETEKGELIEVQMMQKWPVRRGRKYKQKLNPEAPLITGQRVIDTFFPVTKGGTACVPGPFGSGKTVVQHQMAKWADAEIIVYVGCGERGNEMTDVLMEFPEIIDPKTGQSLMKRTVLIANTSNMPVAAREASIYTGITIAEYFRDMGYSVAIMADSTSRWAEALREMSGRLEEMPGDEGYPAYLGSRAAEFYERAGKVICLGKDGREGALTVIGAVSPPGGDISEPVSQATLRIVKVFWGLDANLAYRRHFPAINWLNSYSLYQGKVDNWMDQNVGTKFSKNRARAISLLQEENSLQEIVRLVGKDTLSEKDQLKLEIAKSIREDYLQQNAFMESDTYTSLEKQDKMLDIVLKFYDEGLRGLENGAYLNEIIAMPVRERIARAKYLPEAELGKIEEIAKELEKEIDELVNKGGVANA from the coding sequence TTGAAAACAGGAAAAATAATAAAAGTATCTGGACCTCTTGTTGTTGCAGAAGGTATGGAAAATGCCAATGTATATGACGTGGTAAGAGTTTCAGAGAAAAAGTTGATAGGTGAAATTATTGAAATGAGAGGCGACCAGGCTTCTATTCAAGTATATGAAGAAACAGCGGGAATTGGTCCGGGAGAAGAGGTTTTTACAACGGGAGAGCCTTTAAGTGTTGAATTAGGGCCTGGGCTTATTGAAGCGATGTTTGATGGAATTCAGCGTCCACTAAAGGAATATCAGGAAATAGCAGGAGACTTTTTGGATAAAGGGGTAGAAGTAAATCCTTTAAATAGAGATAAAAAATGGGAGTTTGAGCCTGTTTTGTCTACTGGAGCAGAAGTTGAAACTGGAGATATTCTGGGAACTGTTCAGGAAACTTCAGTTGTAAGCCATAAAATTATGGTTCCAGCAGGAATTAAAGGAACTTTGAAAACTATTAAAAGTGGAAGCTACACAGTAGCTGATACAATCGCAGTTATTGAAACAGAAAAAGGTGAATTGATAGAAGTTCAAATGATGCAAAAATGGCCAGTAAGACGTGGAAGAAAATACAAGCAGAAATTAAATCCAGAAGCACCATTGATTACAGGGCAAAGAGTAATTGACACGTTCTTTCCTGTAACTAAAGGTGGAACTGCATGTGTACCAGGACCTTTTGGATCTGGAAAAACCGTTGTGCAGCACCAAATGGCTAAATGGGCAGATGCTGAAATTATAGTGTACGTAGGATGTGGAGAGCGTGGAAATGAGATGACAGACGTTCTTATGGAATTTCCAGAAATAATCGATCCAAAAACAGGACAATCACTAATGAAAAGAACGGTACTTATAGCAAATACTTCAAATATGCCAGTTGCAGCCAGAGAGGCTAGTATTTATACAGGGATTACAATTGCAGAATATTTTAGGGATATGGGATACTCTGTCGCAATAATGGCGGATTCTACTTCAAGATGGGCAGAAGCACTTAGGGAAATGTCTGGACGGCTTGAAGAAATGCCAGGAGATGAAGGATACCCTGCTTATTTAGGTTCAAGAGCCGCTGAATTTTATGAAAGAGCAGGAAAAGTAATCTGTCTTGGAAAAGATGGAAGAGAAGGAGCATTAACAGTTATCGGAGCGGTTTCTCCTCCAGGTGGAGATATTTCAGAGCCAGTTTCTCAGGCTACACTTCGTATTGTTAAGGTATTCTGGGGATTAGATGCCAATCTAGCATATAGACGTCATTTCCCAGCAATTAACTGGTTAAATTCATACTCATTGTATCAAGGAAAAGTGGATAACTGGATGGATCAAAATGTAGGGACTAAATTTTCTAAAAATAGAGCACGTGCAATTTCATTATTACAAGAAGAAAATAGTCTACAGGAAATTGTTAGACTGGTTGGTAAGGATACTTTGTCAGAAAAAGATCAGCTTAAACTGGAAATTGCAAAATCAATAAGAGAAGATTACTTGCAGCAAAATGCGTTTATGGAGTCAGATACTTATACTTCACTTGAAAAACAGGATAAAATGCTTGATATAGTATTGAAATTCTATGATGAGGGATTAAGAGGACTTGAAAATGGAGCTTATTTAAATGAAATTATCGCAATGCCTGTAAGAGAAAGAATTGCAAGAGCAAAATATTTACCTGAGGCAGAGTTAGGAAAAATTGAAGAAATAGCAAAAGAATTGGAAAAAGAAATTGATGAACTTGTAAATAAAGGAGGTGTAGCAAATGCTTAA